The proteins below come from a single uncultured Dethiosulfovibrio sp. genomic window:
- the tsaD gene encoding tRNA (adenosine(37)-N6)-threonylcarbamoyltransferase complex transferase subunit TsaD: protein MTLALESSCDDTAVAILEGQRTIRSSVISSQIDSHSPFGGVVPEFASRMHLEAVLPLVDRALLEAGISDPKRDLDLLAVTSGPGLMGSLLVGVMAMKGLAQGWSKPILGVNHLEGHIFANVVNHPDLDPPFLAMIVSGGHTEVILVKELGDYRVIGETRDDAAGEAYDKVAKLLGLSYPGGPIIDKLALTGNERAFDFPVPLRSSEKVEFSFSGLKTSVLSQVEKLKKSGQPLPVEDLCASFQRAVVQSLVSKLHIAVSLTGVKKVAVSGGVGANSYLRGKLLSQTGWKAYLPDPFYCTDNGVMIAGAAYHGWNRGRRSDLGLSPSPSWRITDGV from the coding sequence TTGACCCTTGCTCTGGAGAGTAGTTGTGACGATACAGCGGTGGCTATCCTCGAAGGTCAGAGGACCATTAGATCCTCTGTTATCTCCAGTCAGATAGATAGCCACTCTCCCTTTGGCGGGGTGGTGCCTGAATTTGCCTCCAGGATGCACCTGGAGGCGGTTTTGCCCCTCGTAGACAGGGCCCTTCTCGAGGCAGGTATATCCGATCCTAAAAGGGATCTCGACTTGCTCGCCGTGACCTCTGGCCCTGGATTGATGGGCTCTTTGCTCGTTGGAGTCATGGCGATGAAGGGCTTGGCCCAAGGTTGGAGTAAGCCTATTTTAGGGGTTAATCATCTGGAGGGCCATATTTTTGCAAATGTGGTAAACCACCCTGACCTGGATCCTCCCTTTCTAGCTATGATAGTCTCCGGCGGTCACACCGAGGTCATTTTGGTGAAAGAGCTGGGAGATTATCGGGTAATAGGTGAAACCAGGGACGACGCAGCAGGAGAGGCCTACGACAAGGTGGCTAAATTATTGGGCCTATCTTATCCCGGCGGTCCGATTATAGATAAGCTGGCTCTCACAGGTAACGAGAGGGCTTTCGATTTTCCTGTGCCTCTTCGCTCATCGGAAAAGGTGGAGTTTAGCTTTAGCGGGTTGAAAACGTCGGTTTTATCCCAGGTCGAGAAGCTTAAAAAAAGCGGACAACCTCTGCCGGTGGAGGATCTCTGTGCCTCTTTCCAGAGAGCGGTGGTCCAATCCCTCGTCTCAAAGCTCCATATAGCCGTATCCCTTACGGGGGTGAAGAAAGTCGCCGTATCAGGGGGAGTTGGAGCGAACTCCTATCTGAGAGGAAAACTCTTGAGCCAAACCGGTTGGAAAGCCTATCTTCCCGATCCCTTCTACTGCACCGATAATGGGGTGATGATAGCTGGAGCAGCCTACCATGGCTGGAACAGAGGCCGTCGTTCCGATCTAGGGCTGTCGCCCTCTCCGTCTTGGAGAATAACCGATGGCGTTTGA
- the murJ gene encoding murein biosynthesis integral membrane protein MurJ — protein sequence MSNNISRMVRNAMTMMAGTLASRILGLIREIITAAIFGASRSLDAFYVAYTLANLARQLLAEGALSAAFVPIFARALDEKGADRARDLAKQASGALIGACFVVVSLGIVFTPWLVNLMAPGFDGEKAELAIKLTRWLFPFLMMVSLAALAMGVLNSMDRFFVPAVAPALSNLAYIMVVVLFASRADVGLLVWAVMIGGFLQMALQLFAAYREGFPLVPSLPKKDDPELKKMILLFLPYAAGLSLNQVNPVISRVMGSFLQDGAISVLTYANRVIQLPLGLIVIAISQAVLPELSRCVVQGNDTFRDTVRDSVRFALFAILPITLGACMVSGPVINVLFYRGAFDQWAWKATSEALFMYALGLPGMACSTVIMRALYAKGLSRSAVMVTLSSVIFNLILSYSMMKWIGFSGLALAPSVAFTISAVVGIYLLSLRLGGAIGLFGFSWVSKMAISGVLLFLSVRAFELLWPFPLQASLATRSVWIGLIFISGMTSYGIITYALRCGEWEWIKGAFKGKRKSR from the coding sequence TTGTCAAACAATATTTCCCGGATGGTTCGTAACGCCATGACCATGATGGCAGGCACCCTGGCCAGTAGAATTTTGGGTTTGATCAGAGAGATAATAACCGCCGCTATCTTTGGGGCTTCCAGATCCCTTGACGCTTTTTACGTCGCTTATACACTGGCAAACCTCGCGAGGCAACTTTTAGCTGAAGGTGCTCTGTCCGCCGCCTTTGTACCTATCTTTGCCCGAGCTCTGGATGAAAAAGGGGCGGATAGGGCGAGAGATCTAGCGAAACAGGCCTCTGGAGCCCTTATAGGAGCCTGCTTTGTCGTTGTCTCTCTAGGGATAGTGTTTACTCCCTGGCTCGTCAACTTAATGGCCCCCGGTTTCGACGGGGAAAAGGCGGAGCTTGCGATAAAGCTCACCCGTTGGCTTTTTCCCTTTCTCATGATGGTGTCCTTGGCTGCCCTCGCTATGGGGGTCCTAAACAGCATGGACCGATTTTTCGTGCCAGCGGTCGCTCCAGCCCTATCGAACCTCGCGTATATTATGGTCGTGGTTCTGTTTGCGTCAAGGGCGGATGTGGGGTTACTGGTATGGGCGGTGATGATCGGTGGTTTTCTCCAGATGGCGTTACAGCTTTTTGCCGCCTATAGAGAGGGATTTCCCCTTGTCCCATCTTTGCCTAAAAAGGACGATCCAGAGCTAAAAAAGATGATCCTCCTCTTTCTCCCATATGCGGCTGGTCTCTCTTTGAATCAGGTAAACCCGGTCATAAGCAGGGTTATGGGGTCCTTCCTGCAGGATGGAGCTATCTCCGTATTAACCTACGCAAACAGGGTAATTCAGCTACCTTTAGGGCTTATAGTGATAGCCATATCCCAAGCGGTTCTTCCCGAGTTGTCGAGGTGCGTCGTTCAAGGAAACGATACTTTCAGGGATACGGTCAGAGACTCCGTCCGTTTTGCCCTCTTCGCTATTTTGCCGATTACCTTAGGGGCCTGTATGGTCTCTGGGCCTGTGATAAACGTCCTCTTTTATCGAGGTGCATTCGATCAATGGGCATGGAAAGCCACGTCAGAGGCCCTCTTCATGTATGCCCTTGGACTGCCTGGGATGGCCTGTTCCACGGTGATAATGAGAGCTCTTTACGCAAAGGGATTATCCAGGAGTGCTGTTATGGTGACGCTTAGCAGTGTTATTTTTAATTTAATTTTAAGCTATTCTATGATGAAGTGGATAGGCTTCTCCGGGCTTGCTTTAGCTCCCTCTGTGGCTTTTACCATCTCTGCTGTGGTCGGGATATACCTTCTTAGTCTTCGTCTTGGCGGTGCGATTGGATTGTTCGGTTTTTCCTGGGTTTCAAAAATGGCTATATCCGGGGTCCTCCTCTTCCTATCGGTGAGAGCGTTTGAACTCCTTTGGCCCTTTCCCTTGCAGGCGTCTTTGGCTACCAGATCTGTATGGATTGGGCTTATTTTCATCTCTGGAATGACCTCCTATGGAATTATAACCTATGCATTGAGATGCGGTGAATGGGAATGGATAAAAGGGGCCTTTAAAGGAAAAAGAAAGAGCAGGTGA
- the dnaG gene encoding DNA primase, translating into MGDDVGRIKDKLDIVDVIGDYVKLTRSGQNYKGLCPFHDEKTPSFHVSQERQTWHCFGCGKGGDIFTFMMDKEGFSFTETLDVLSKRAGIELQFRSEGGKNRKNLFEVMEYVCNRYTKALHGDQGAVARSYLSRREIDENCCRDFSLGWAPPSWDFLVRECGASSIELGDLVRCGMVIQGDRGYYDRFRGRIIFPIKDISGRTIAFGGRITEGDGAKYLNSPETEIYSKRKTLYLIERAKSAIREKGYAILVEGYMDAIRSHMNGFPQTIATLGTALTEEQAAIIKRLADRVYICYDADGAGQAASLRGMYVLQKAGLSVKVVRLPKGKDPDDLLSDPDGVVEYKDRLRSALSLVDYHIALREPAMADRDSRKSAIDDLLEGLSALDMVDISPYLPKLAAVLGIRDFEVLDELRSKKGRSFVFHEKNIPHDSEEDRDKKTSLLDPDKTEMALVALLWQQGELRKSCDLHELFGLISDDRLKLMASSILSGDSCDSLERRWLEAGDSFQIRILAKGGSYLEEFPQDFNRNWELFCSLLRRKKAQMRYNELRVKMLQGAASPEEIKEHEEIRQVLCLK; encoded by the coding sequence TTGGGCGACGATGTGGGAAGAATAAAGGATAAATTAGATATCGTCGATGTAATAGGAGATTACGTAAAACTTACCAGGAGCGGTCAAAACTACAAAGGCCTTTGCCCCTTTCACGATGAAAAAACCCCTTCTTTCCATGTTTCCCAGGAAAGGCAGACCTGGCATTGCTTTGGGTGCGGAAAGGGAGGTGATATTTTTACATTTATGATGGACAAAGAAGGTTTTTCCTTTACCGAGACTTTGGACGTTCTGTCAAAAAGGGCAGGGATAGAGCTTCAGTTTAGGTCGGAAGGTGGTAAAAACAGGAAAAACCTTTTCGAGGTCATGGAATACGTCTGTAATCGTTATACAAAGGCCCTCCACGGTGACCAAGGTGCAGTCGCTAGATCATACCTATCTAGACGAGAGATCGACGAAAATTGCTGTCGCGACTTCTCCCTCGGTTGGGCTCCTCCTTCCTGGGATTTTCTCGTTAGAGAGTGCGGCGCGTCCTCTATCGAGCTTGGGGACCTAGTTCGGTGTGGTATGGTGATCCAGGGGGATAGAGGATATTACGACAGATTTAGGGGACGTATTATCTTTCCTATAAAAGACATATCAGGCCGTACTATCGCCTTTGGAGGAAGGATAACCGAAGGAGATGGAGCTAAATACCTCAATAGCCCGGAAACGGAGATTTACAGCAAGAGAAAAACCCTGTATCTCATAGAAAGGGCGAAGTCCGCCATAAGAGAAAAAGGTTATGCCATACTGGTCGAAGGCTATATGGACGCTATCAGATCCCACATGAATGGTTTTCCTCAGACTATTGCTACCTTAGGAACTGCCTTAACGGAAGAGCAGGCCGCTATCATAAAAAGATTGGCCGACAGGGTGTATATCTGTTACGATGCCGATGGAGCAGGTCAAGCCGCTTCCCTGAGGGGAATGTACGTACTTCAAAAGGCCGGATTGTCGGTTAAAGTGGTCAGATTGCCTAAAGGTAAAGACCCTGATGACTTGCTATCCGATCCAGATGGGGTTGTTGAGTATAAAGATCGTCTAAGGTCCGCCCTTTCCCTCGTAGACTATCATATAGCCCTTAGAGAACCTGCTATGGCCGATCGGGATTCCCGAAAATCGGCTATAGATGATCTTCTTGAGGGCCTTTCTGCCCTTGATATGGTCGATATCTCTCCTTATCTTCCCAAGCTAGCCGCTGTTTTAGGTATAAGGGATTTTGAGGTTTTGGACGAATTGAGATCCAAAAAAGGGCGTTCTTTTGTCTTTCATGAAAAAAATATCCCACACGACTCTGAGGAAGATAGGGATAAAAAAACATCCCTATTGGACCCGGACAAGACCGAGATGGCTTTAGTTGCCCTTCTATGGCAACAGGGGGAACTCCGAAAAAGCTGTGATCTTCACGAATTGTTTGGCCTTATCTCCGACGATCGTCTTAAGCTGATGGCCAGTTCTATCCTCTCCGGTGACTCCTGTGACTCCCTGGAGAGGCGATGGCTCGAGGCTGGCGATAGCTTCCAGATAAGGATCCTTGCAAAAGGTGGCTCCTACCTAGAGGAGTTTCCCCAGGATTTTAACCGTAACTGGGAACTTTTTTGCTCTCTTTTACGTCGCAAAAAGGCTCAAATGCGGTATAATGAACTCCGTGTAAAAATGCTCCAAGGGGCGGCATCTCCTGAAGAGATAAAAGAACACGAGGAAATTAGACAGGTTCTGTGTCTCAAATAA
- the groL gene encoding chaperonin GroEL (60 kDa chaperone family; promotes refolding of misfolded polypeptides especially under stressful conditions; forms two stacked rings of heptamers to form a barrel-shaped 14mer; ends can be capped by GroES; misfolded proteins enter the barrel where they are refolded when GroES binds), producing MAKILAFGEEARRSMERGINKVADTVGVTLGPKGRNVVLEKKFGSPTITNDGVTIAKEIELDDPYENMGAQLVKEVASKTNDVAGDGTTTATVLARDIIHEGMKNVAAGANGIFLRIGIEKAVDFVTEELKKKSIQVKGKEEISQVASISANDSVVGNLIAEAMEKVGEDGVITVEDSQTMGTTLETVEGLQFDKGYISPYMVTDPERMEAALEDAYILAYDGKIGNIKDVLPILEKVVQTGKPLLILAEDVEGEALATLVVNKLRGTMQVAAVKAPGFGERRKAMLQDIAIVTGGEVITSDLGEKLENVELSKLGRAKKIRVTKEETTIVEGAGNPEDIRKRAAQIRRELEDSTSDYDKEKLQERLAKLVGGVAVIQVGSATETEQKELKLRIDDALAATRAAVEEGIVAGGGVALVSCIDALAKEIEGLSGDVKTGANLVLKSLSSPLHLIASNAGLQGDVVVEKVRGIEEGFGLNAATGEYVNMIKAGIIDPVKVTRSALENAASVAKMVLTTEVLVADKKEEKGSDPAAGMGGMGGMGGMGGMY from the coding sequence ATGGCTAAGATTCTTGCCTTTGGTGAAGAAGCCCGTCGCTCCATGGAGCGTGGTATCAATAAAGTAGCAGACACAGTAGGTGTCACCCTTGGACCTAAAGGGCGTAACGTAGTTCTAGAGAAGAAATTTGGCTCTCCCACCATCACCAACGACGGTGTGACCATAGCCAAGGAGATCGAGCTTGACGACCCTTACGAGAACATGGGCGCTCAGCTGGTCAAAGAAGTAGCTTCCAAGACCAACGACGTAGCTGGTGATGGAACCACCACCGCCACCGTTCTCGCCAGAGATATAATCCACGAGGGAATGAAGAACGTCGCCGCCGGTGCTAACGGTATTTTCCTTCGTATAGGCATCGAAAAGGCCGTCGACTTTGTGACCGAAGAGCTCAAGAAGAAGTCCATCCAGGTCAAAGGCAAGGAGGAGATCAGCCAGGTCGCCTCTATCTCCGCCAACGACAGCGTCGTGGGTAACCTCATAGCCGAGGCTATGGAGAAGGTCGGTGAGGACGGAGTCATAACCGTCGAGGACAGCCAGACCATGGGTACCACTCTAGAGACCGTCGAAGGACTTCAGTTCGACAAGGGCTACATCAGCCCCTACATGGTCACCGATCCTGAGCGTATGGAGGCAGCCCTTGAGGACGCCTACATCCTCGCCTACGACGGAAAGATCGGCAACATCAAAGACGTTCTTCCTATCCTCGAGAAGGTCGTTCAGACCGGAAAGCCCCTGCTTATCCTCGCTGAGGACGTCGAAGGCGAAGCCCTTGCGACCTTGGTGGTCAACAAGCTTCGTGGAACCATGCAGGTCGCGGCGGTCAAGGCTCCTGGCTTTGGCGAGCGCCGTAAGGCTATGCTTCAGGATATCGCCATAGTCACTGGCGGAGAGGTGATCACCTCCGACCTCGGCGAGAAGCTGGAGAACGTCGAGCTTTCCAAGCTCGGACGTGCCAAGAAGATAAGGGTCACCAAAGAGGAGACCACTATCGTCGAAGGTGCAGGCAACCCCGAGGATATCAGAAAGAGGGCTGCCCAGATCCGTAGGGAGCTTGAGGATTCTACCTCCGATTACGACAAGGAGAAGCTCCAGGAGCGTCTCGCCAAGTTGGTCGGTGGAGTTGCGGTTATCCAGGTCGGTTCCGCCACCGAGACCGAGCAGAAAGAGCTTAAGCTCAGGATCGATGACGCTCTTGCTGCTACCAGAGCCGCTGTTGAAGAGGGTATCGTCGCCGGAGGCGGCGTCGCCCTGGTCAGCTGCATCGACGCCCTTGCTAAAGAGATCGAGGGTCTTTCTGGCGACGTTAAGACCGGTGCTAACCTGGTCCTTAAGTCCCTTTCGTCACCTCTTCACCTCATCGCCAGCAACGCTGGCCTTCAGGGTGACGTCGTGGTCGAGAAAGTCCGTGGCATAGAGGAAGGCTTCGGCCTGAACGCCGCCACCGGCGAGTACGTGAACATGATAAAAGCGGGGATCATCGATCCTGTCAAGGTCACCAGAAGTGCCCTTGAGAACGCCGCTTCCGTCGCCAAGATGGTCCTCACCACCGAGGTACTGGTTGCCGACAAGAAAGAGGAAAAGGGCAGTGACCCTGCCGCCGGTATGGGCGGTATGGGTGGTATGGGCGGCATGGGCGGTATGTACTAG
- the guaA gene encoding glutamine-hydrolyzing GMP synthase: MDNIVILDCGSQFTQLIARRIRELKVHSEILPWDVSADEIAKRSPKGLIISGGPRSVLEEGAPRIDESVIQMDLPVLGLCYGMQYLCKAMGGQVRSSTSREYGRAYITVIDDGSPIYRDVPAKNQVWMSHGDDVKSLPEGTIMTSQTDDGVIAGFRSEDGRINGFQYHPEVAHTEYGEVMLSNFLFNVCRCAGDWDLGDWVENAVEEIRETVGQDKVICGLSGGVDSSVAAALVSKAVGDRLQCIFVDTGMMRDKEADEVMESYRAMDLKVIHVDASDRFLKALEGVIEPEKKRKIIGELFVRVFEAESSKISDAKWLLQGTLYPDIIESGHKGKGAAVIKSHHNVGGLPEDMSLKVLEPLRDLFKDEVRALGRIIDVPEDIVSRHPFPGPGLAVRCLGDITVEKLDILRKADRIYLDEIRKAGLYNDIWQAFAVLLPVYTVGVMGDDRTYARVLALRAITSSDGMTAEWFRFPNEVLDRISTRICNEVQGVNRVVYDVTSKPPATVEWE; encoded by the coding sequence ATGGACAATATAGTTATTTTGGATTGCGGCTCCCAGTTTACCCAGTTAATAGCCAGGAGGATCAGAGAGCTTAAGGTCCACAGTGAAATACTGCCTTGGGACGTCTCCGCCGATGAAATAGCCAAGAGATCCCCTAAGGGCCTTATCATCTCCGGTGGCCCCAGAAGCGTGTTGGAGGAAGGGGCTCCCAGAATAGACGAATCGGTGATCCAGATGGATCTTCCCGTTCTCGGTCTGTGTTACGGAATGCAGTATCTCTGTAAGGCCATGGGAGGTCAGGTCCGGTCGTCAACCAGCAGGGAGTACGGAAGGGCCTACATAACGGTGATAGACGACGGTAGCCCGATCTACCGGGACGTTCCGGCAAAAAACCAGGTATGGATGAGCCATGGAGACGACGTCAAAAGTCTTCCTGAGGGAACGATCATGACCTCCCAGACAGATGACGGTGTTATCGCCGGTTTCAGGTCCGAAGACGGCAGGATAAACGGCTTTCAATACCACCCAGAGGTCGCCCATACCGAATATGGAGAGGTTATGTTATCTAACTTCCTGTTTAACGTCTGCCGCTGTGCTGGTGACTGGGACCTAGGGGATTGGGTCGAAAACGCCGTCGAGGAGATCAGGGAAACCGTAGGGCAGGATAAGGTTATCTGCGGTCTTTCCGGAGGAGTGGACTCCTCTGTGGCCGCCGCACTGGTATCTAAGGCTGTAGGCGACAGGCTTCAGTGTATCTTCGTCGATACCGGAATGATGAGGGACAAAGAGGCTGATGAGGTCATGGAAAGCTACAGGGCTATGGACCTAAAGGTAATACATGTCGATGCCTCTGATCGATTCCTCAAAGCCCTAGAGGGAGTGATCGAACCTGAAAAGAAGCGCAAGATAATAGGCGAGCTTTTCGTAAGGGTTTTCGAGGCGGAGTCCTCCAAGATTTCCGACGCTAAATGGCTTCTTCAGGGAACCCTTTATCCTGATATCATAGAAAGTGGCCATAAAGGCAAGGGAGCGGCTGTCATAAAAAGCCATCATAACGTAGGGGGGCTTCCTGAGGACATGAGCCTGAAGGTCCTTGAGCCTTTGAGAGATCTCTTTAAGGACGAGGTTCGTGCCTTAGGGAGGATAATAGACGTTCCTGAGGACATAGTATCGAGGCATCCCTTCCCGGGCCCGGGGCTGGCGGTTCGCTGTCTTGGCGATATAACGGTGGAAAAACTGGATATACTGAGAAAAGCGGACAGGATATACCTTGACGAGATCAGAAAGGCCGGTCTTTATAACGATATATGGCAGGCCTTCGCCGTTTTGCTCCCTGTCTACACCGTAGGTGTAATGGGAGACGACAGGACCTACGCCAGGGTTTTGGCCCTGAGGGCTATAACCTCTTCCGACGGGATGACCGCTGAATGGTTCCGTTTCCCAAACGAGGTTCTAGATCGAATCTCCACCAGAATATGCAATGAAGTTCAAGGTGTAAACAGAGTGGTTTACGACGTCACCAGTAAACCACCTGCAACGGTGGAATGGGAATAA
- the groES gene encoding co-chaperone GroES: protein MNLKPLADRIVVKVVTSEERTKGGLYLPDTAKEKPQEGEVVAVGSGKVLENGQKLPLELKVGDRIIFSKYAGTEVKIDGDEYVIFSERDVLAVIEK, encoded by the coding sequence GTGAATCTCAAACCCCTTGCGGATCGTATCGTAGTCAAAGTGGTTACCAGCGAGGAGAGGACCAAAGGTGGTCTCTATCTCCCCGACACGGCCAAGGAAAAGCCCCAGGAGGGCGAAGTGGTCGCAGTCGGTAGCGGAAAAGTCCTTGAAAACGGGCAGAAGCTTCCTCTTGAGCTCAAAGTCGGCGATCGTATCATCTTCAGCAAATACGCTGGAACAGAGGTAAAGATCGACGGTGATGAGTACGTGATATTCAGCGAGAGAGATGTCCTTGCTGTAATAGAGAAGTAA
- a CDS encoding sodium-translocating pyrophosphatase, translating to MGQIFTLVGFAGILALVFAMSSYRKVNRFRVDNDRVNELSEIIHQGSMAFLNREYRWLFPFVILVAVLLTWKLGLPTALAFVLGALCSAVAGYIGMNVATKSNGKTAYAATRGMNAALGVAFKGGTVMGMAVVGLGVLGILVCYFLYRDPSVITGFGFGASSIALFARVGGGIYTKAADVGADLVGKVEAGIPEDDPRNPATIADNVGDNVGDIAGMGADLFESYVNSIIAAMAIGVITMGTVGVAYPLVLAALGIVASILGTFVVRVKDGGNAQAALRNGTFLTGGLMILGAFFATKVMTGDMGLFWSVLSGILVGVLIGWVTEIYTSADYRSVKNIARATETGAATTILAGISVGMISTVVPVLMICAATLISFKFGGLFGIACAAVGMLSITGMTLSVDAYGPIADNAGGIAEMSKLPPEVRKITDKLDAVGNTTAAMGKGLAIGSAALTALSLFSAYATAVNLSTIDLSNPTVMTGLFIGGMLPFLFSALTIQAVGRAAEHMIDEVRRQFRDIPGIMEGTARPEYEKCIEISTGAALKEMVIPGLLAIVSPILVGVFLGPEALGGLLGGSIVTGVMMAIFMSNSGGAWDNAKKYIEEGHHGGKGTEQHAAAVVGDTVGDPFKDTSGPSLNILIKLMSVVAVVMAPLFL from the coding sequence ATGGGTCAAATTTTTACGCTTGTCGGTTTTGCCGGCATCCTGGCTCTTGTCTTTGCGATGTCTTCCTATCGCAAGGTCAACAGATTCAGGGTCGATAATGATAGGGTGAATGAGCTCTCCGAGATCATTCATCAGGGGTCAATGGCGTTTCTGAACAGGGAATACAGGTGGCTTTTCCCCTTCGTGATACTGGTCGCCGTTCTGCTGACCTGGAAGCTAGGTCTTCCTACTGCGTTGGCCTTTGTGCTTGGAGCCCTGTGCAGTGCCGTTGCGGGATACATCGGCATGAACGTGGCCACCAAGTCCAACGGAAAGACCGCTTATGCCGCCACTAGAGGCATGAATGCAGCTCTGGGAGTGGCTTTCAAAGGCGGTACCGTTATGGGTATGGCGGTAGTTGGACTTGGAGTCCTAGGGATCTTGGTGTGTTACTTCCTTTACAGAGATCCTAGCGTCATCACCGGATTTGGATTTGGCGCTAGCTCGATCGCTCTCTTTGCCCGTGTTGGCGGTGGAATCTACACCAAGGCCGCTGACGTAGGAGCGGATCTCGTCGGTAAGGTTGAGGCCGGGATTCCTGAGGACGATCCGAGAAACCCCGCTACCATAGCGGACAACGTCGGAGACAACGTCGGGGACATCGCAGGTATGGGTGCGGACCTCTTCGAGTCTTACGTCAACTCCATTATCGCCGCTATGGCTATAGGAGTTATCACCATGGGTACCGTCGGAGTGGCCTACCCCTTGGTCCTCGCGGCCCTCGGCATAGTCGCCTCTATCCTTGGAACCTTCGTCGTCAGGGTCAAAGACGGCGGTAACGCTCAGGCAGCCCTCAGAAACGGTACGTTCCTGACCGGAGGCCTGATGATCCTTGGAGCTTTCTTCGCCACTAAGGTAATGACCGGAGATATGGGGCTCTTCTGGAGCGTCCTTTCCGGTATTCTCGTAGGTGTGCTCATCGGTTGGGTCACCGAGATCTATACCTCCGCTGACTACCGCTCCGTCAAGAACATCGCTAGAGCCACCGAGACCGGTGCTGCTACAACTATATTGGCCGGTATATCCGTAGGGATGATCTCCACCGTGGTGCCTGTGCTCATGATCTGTGCCGCTACCTTGATCAGCTTCAAGTTCGGTGGACTTTTTGGCATAGCCTGTGCTGCGGTCGGTATGCTTTCCATCACCGGCATGACGCTGAGCGTAGATGCCTACGGGCCTATCGCCGACAACGCCGGTGGTATCGCCGAGATGAGCAAACTTCCTCCTGAGGTCCGTAAGATAACCGACAAGCTCGATGCGGTAGGGAACACCACCGCTGCTATGGGTAAAGGTCTGGCCATAGGCTCAGCTGCACTGACCGCCCTTTCCCTTTTCTCCGCCTACGCTACCGCGGTGAATCTGAGTACGATAGACCTCAGCAACCCAACCGTCATGACCGGACTCTTCATCGGTGGAATGTTGCCTTTCCTCTTCAGTGCCTTGACCATTCAGGCGGTAGGAAGAGCGGCGGAGCACATGATAGACGAGGTTCGTCGTCAGTTCAGGGACATCCCAGGAATCATGGAGGGGACCGCTCGTCCTGAGTACGAGAAATGCATTGAAATCTCCACCGGTGCTGCCCTGAAGGAGATGGTAATACCTGGCCTTCTCGCCATCGTTTCTCCGATTCTAGTCGGGGTCTTCCTCGGCCCCGAGGCCCTTGGTGGTCTGCTCGGCGGTTCTATCGTTACCGGTGTCATGATGGCTATATTCATGTCCAACTCCGGAGGAGCCTGGGATAACGCTAAGAAATACATAGAAGAGGGACATCATGGCGGTAAAGGTACCGAACAACACGCCGCTGCGGTAGTAGGAGATACGGTCGGAGATCCCTTCAAGGATACCTCTGGACCGAGTCTTAACATCCTTATAAAGCTTATGTCCGTTGTGGCCGTGGTTATGGCCCCCCTATTCCTGTAG